In Streptantibioticus cattleyicolor NRRL 8057 = DSM 46488, a genomic segment contains:
- a CDS encoding molybdenum cofactor biosynthesis protein MoaE: MAVMAPTYDESVTRDDRDPIRLLAVRDTPLSVDEVFGAVGDDAAGGTALFVGTVRDHDGGPAAVTGLSYSAHPTAEAELRRVAEKVAADFPVRALAAVHRVGDLAVGDLAVVVAVSCPHRAEAFAACRRLIDDLKHEVPIWKHQTFEDGQEEWVGA; the protein is encoded by the coding sequence ATGGCGGTCATGGCACCCACGTACGACGAGTCCGTCACCCGGGACGACCGGGACCCCATCCGGCTGCTGGCCGTCCGTGACACGCCGCTGTCGGTGGACGAGGTCTTCGGCGCGGTCGGCGACGACGCGGCCGGCGGCACCGCGCTCTTCGTGGGCACCGTCCGCGACCACGACGGTGGCCCCGCCGCGGTCACCGGTCTGTCCTACTCCGCCCACCCCACCGCCGAGGCCGAACTGCGCCGGGTCGCCGAGAAGGTCGCCGCCGACTTCCCCGTCCGCGCCCTGGCCGCCGTCCACCGCGTCGGCGACCTCGCGGTCGGCGACCTCGCCGTGGTCGTCGCCGTCTCCTGCCCCCACCGCGCCGAAGCCTTCGCCGCCTGCCGCCGCCTCATCGACGACCTCAAGCACGAAGTCCCCATCTGGAAGCACCAGACCTTCGAGGACGGGCAGGAGGAATGGGTGGGGGCGTAG
- a CDS encoding YlbL family protein → MPRRTATLLTSTLLLIALLCAGVLMSVPYAEMSPGPTVNTLAEHDGEPVVQISGHRTYPVSGHLNMTTVRVTGADYPMNLIEAISGWLSNDDQVVPRETIYPKGQSAQQVDRQNAEEFTQSQDSAKVAALRALHIPVASRVVVGTVLKGGAAEGTLHAGDVIDAVDGTPVKEPADVAKLVTKHHPGQTVEFTVTPAKGGGQRRLTVGTKAQDGRAVVGIQAAAAHSFPFTIDIKLADVGGPSAGLMFSLGIIDKLTPTDLTGGTFVAGTGTIDDDGKVGPIGGIALKAIAARDAGARFFLTPKDNCAAAAKDTPAGLRLVKVGTLDDALAALKDIREGKTGALPACPVH, encoded by the coding sequence ATGCCACGCCGCACCGCGACCTTGCTCACCTCGACGCTGCTGCTCATAGCGCTGCTGTGCGCCGGGGTCCTGATGTCCGTGCCGTACGCCGAGATGTCGCCGGGCCCGACCGTGAACACGCTGGCGGAGCACGACGGCGAGCCGGTGGTGCAGATCTCCGGCCACCGGACGTACCCGGTCAGCGGGCATCTGAACATGACGACGGTGCGGGTGACCGGGGCCGACTACCCGATGAATCTGATCGAGGCGATCAGCGGCTGGCTCTCCAACGACGACCAGGTGGTCCCCCGCGAGACCATCTACCCCAAGGGCCAGTCGGCCCAGCAGGTGGACCGGCAGAACGCCGAGGAGTTCACCCAGTCCCAGGACAGCGCCAAGGTGGCGGCGCTGCGTGCGCTGCACATCCCGGTCGCCTCCCGGGTGGTGGTCGGCACCGTGCTCAAGGGGGGCGCGGCGGAAGGGACGTTGCACGCCGGCGACGTGATCGACGCGGTGGACGGCACCCCGGTCAAGGAGCCGGCGGACGTGGCCAAGCTGGTCACCAAGCACCACCCGGGGCAGACCGTGGAGTTCACGGTGACCCCGGCCAAGGGCGGCGGGCAGCGGCGGCTGACCGTGGGCACCAAGGCGCAGGACGGCCGGGCCGTGGTCGGCATCCAGGCCGCCGCCGCCCACTCGTTCCCGTTCACCATCGACATCAAGCTGGCCGACGTCGGCGGGCCCAGTGCCGGGCTGATGTTCTCGCTCGGCATCATCGACAAGCTGACCCCCACCGATCTGACCGGGGGCACATTCGTGGCCGGCACCGGCACCATCGACGACGACGGCAAGGTCGGCCCGATCGGCGGCATCGCGCTCAAGGCGATCGCCGCCCGCGACGCCGGCGCCCGGTTCTTCCTGACCCCCAAGGACAACTGCGCCGCCGCGGCCAAGGACACCCCGGCCGGGCTGCGCCTGGTCAAGGTCGGCACGCTGGACGACGCGCTGGCCGCGCTGAAGGACATCCGCGAGGGGAAGACCGGCGCCCTGCCGGCCTGCCCGGTCCACTGA
- a CDS encoding PPA1309 family protein, giving the protein MPNTDTGGTAGHDPLAGGGPVAAHPLTRAVLEIDEYAAELGWDQPARLFALVDTERLRAEQPELSEQLGLAEGERAAALTPVEQDEIPTGAPLDEFLATIAWPDVVVGCALTVERLMLPPSAEAQIPEGLDDAALASWVAGHPERQEVRMTVGVLRDGTRESAIRLREKDSPKEVLTGSDLVPGLAEALTATFEEE; this is encoded by the coding sequence ATGCCCAACACTGACACCGGCGGTACGGCCGGCCACGACCCCCTGGCGGGCGGCGGCCCGGTCGCCGCGCACCCCCTGACCCGGGCGGTACTCGAGATCGACGAGTACGCCGCCGAGCTCGGCTGGGACCAGCCGGCCCGGCTGTTCGCCCTGGTCGACACCGAACGGCTCCGCGCCGAGCAGCCGGAGCTGAGCGAACAGCTCGGCCTCGCCGAGGGCGAGCGGGCCGCCGCCCTGACCCCGGTGGAGCAGGACGAGATCCCCACCGGCGCCCCGCTCGACGAGTTCCTGGCCACCATCGCCTGGCCGGACGTGGTGGTCGGCTGCGCGCTCACCGTGGAGCGGCTGATGCTGCCGCCGAGCGCCGAGGCCCAGATCCCCGAGGGCCTCGACGACGCCGCGCTCGCCTCCTGGGTCGCCGGGCACCCGGAGCGGCAGGAGGTGCGGATGACCGTCGGCGTGCTGCGCGACGGCACCCGGGAGTCGGCGATCCGGCTGCGCGAGAAGGACTCGCCCAAGGAGGTGCTCACCGGCTCCGACCTGGTACCGGGGCTGGCCGAGGCGCTCACCGCGACGTTCGAGGAGGAGTGA
- a CDS encoding UPF0182 family membrane protein — MPDRGSGSGPAGPRVFAGRPSRGTRTVFMTLAAIAVLAIAFVMFSGFWTDWLWYRSVRYSSVFTTTLWTRIGLFAVFGVLMALAVGVNIFLAHRLRPQLGAMSTEQQSLDRYRMGIAPYRKWVLMAVCLMVGLIGGASASGQWRTWLQWVNAVPFGTRDPQFKLDVSFYAFDLPWYRFLLSFGFAAVVLCVVAAALVHYLYGGLRLSGPGARATAAATGHLSVLLGLFVSLKAVAYWLDRYGLAVKSSGFKATSGWTGLRYVDANAYLPAKTILFCIAIICALLFFATLWRRTWTLPVIGFGLMVLSAVLIGGLYPAIVQKFEVQPNEAAKEAPYIQKNINATRTAYGIDHTQVGDYPGTGAGKSPDQLRADVGSAASVRLLDPNVVSPTVQQLQQQRNYYSFAAPLAVDRYPVDGKEQDSVVALRELNMKGVPNNWINQHFKYTHGYGMVAARGTDTTDNGAPDFIESDLPPKGKLGPYQPRVYYGEQTTQYSIVGGPTTEIDYSGVKGETDFTYDGRSGVRLENPVTRAAYAVRLSEPQILYSGAIGKGSRILYNRTPKERVEAVAPWLTIDGDPYPAVVDGHIQWIVDAYTTTNGYPYASRTTLGDTTSDSLTGQSRSVIAQQNQVNYIRNSVKATVDAYDGTVKLYQWDTADPVLKTWMKAFPGTVEPRSAIGPHLMDHLRYPQDLFKVQRQLLTRYHVTDAGTFYSGSEAWQVPDDPAKKDSGAVPPYYLSLKMPGQRDQSFSLTTTFTPNGRDNLSGFMAVDADAGSPDYGAIRLLQLPPSGVSGPKQVQSKFTGDPGVSNQIYALQRADSEIEYGNLLTVPLDGGMLYVEPVYVRGNGSAINYPLLKKVLVSYNDHTVLRDSLDDALAAAFGGAAPPGGTQTPPPSTGPGTAQPPVSPTVKQALDDAQKAFDAGRQALRDDDLRAYAQAQDDLAAALKRAKAAEEAERSGSGKQDKRS; from the coding sequence ATGCCGGACCGCGGGTCGGGCTCAGGCCCGGCCGGCCCGCGGGTCTTCGCAGGCCGGCCCTCCCGGGGAACCCGGACCGTGTTCATGACACTCGCGGCCATCGCCGTGCTCGCCATCGCCTTCGTGATGTTCTCGGGGTTCTGGACGGACTGGCTGTGGTACCGGTCGGTGCGCTACTCCTCGGTGTTCACCACCACCCTGTGGACGCGCATCGGACTCTTCGCGGTCTTCGGGGTGCTGATGGCGCTCGCCGTCGGCGTCAACATCTTCCTCGCCCACCGGCTGCGCCCGCAGCTGGGCGCGATGTCGACCGAGCAGCAGAGCCTGGACCGCTACCGGATGGGCATCGCGCCCTACCGCAAGTGGGTGCTGATGGCGGTCTGCCTGATGGTGGGCCTCATCGGCGGTGCCTCCGCCTCCGGCCAGTGGCGCACCTGGCTGCAGTGGGTCAACGCCGTCCCGTTCGGCACCCGGGACCCGCAGTTCAAGCTGGACGTCTCGTTCTACGCCTTCGACCTGCCGTGGTACCGCTTCCTGCTCAGCTTCGGGTTCGCCGCCGTGGTGCTGTGCGTGGTGGCCGCCGCGCTGGTGCACTACCTGTACGGGGGGCTGCGGCTGAGCGGTCCCGGGGCGCGGGCGACGGCGGCGGCCACCGGCCACCTGTCGGTGCTGCTCGGGCTCTTCGTCTCGCTCAAGGCGGTGGCCTACTGGCTCGACCGCTACGGACTGGCCGTGAAGTCCAGCGGCTTCAAGGCCACCAGCGGCTGGACCGGGCTGCGGTACGTGGACGCCAACGCCTATCTGCCGGCGAAGACCATCCTGTTCTGCATCGCCATCATCTGCGCCCTGCTGTTCTTCGCCACCCTGTGGCGGCGCACCTGGACGCTGCCGGTGATCGGCTTCGGGCTGATGGTGCTCTCCGCGGTGCTCATCGGCGGGCTCTACCCGGCGATCGTGCAGAAGTTCGAGGTGCAGCCCAACGAGGCCGCCAAGGAAGCCCCGTACATCCAGAAGAACATCAACGCCACCCGCACCGCCTACGGCATCGACCACACCCAGGTCGGCGACTACCCCGGCACCGGCGCCGGCAAGAGCCCCGACCAGCTGCGCGCCGACGTCGGCTCGGCGGCCAGCGTCCGGCTGCTCGACCCCAACGTGGTCTCGCCCACCGTCCAGCAGCTCCAACAGCAGCGCAACTACTACTCGTTCGCCGCGCCGCTGGCGGTCGACCGCTACCCGGTCGACGGCAAGGAGCAGGACAGCGTGGTCGCCCTGCGCGAGCTGAACATGAAGGGCGTCCCCAACAACTGGATCAACCAGCACTTCAAGTACACCCACGGCTACGGCATGGTGGCCGCCAGGGGCACCGACACCACCGACAACGGCGCCCCCGACTTCATCGAGTCCGACCTGCCGCCGAAGGGCAAGCTCGGCCCGTACCAGCCGCGGGTCTACTACGGCGAGCAGACCACCCAGTACTCCATCGTCGGCGGCCCCACCACGGAGATCGACTACTCCGGCGTCAAGGGTGAGACGGATTTCACCTACGACGGCCGGAGCGGGGTGAGGCTGGAGAACCCGGTGACCCGGGCGGCCTACGCGGTACGGCTGAGCGAGCCGCAGATCCTGTACTCCGGGGCGATCGGCAAGGGGTCGCGGATCCTGTACAACCGCACACCCAAGGAGCGGGTCGAGGCGGTGGCGCCGTGGCTGACCATCGACGGCGACCCGTACCCGGCGGTGGTCGACGGCCACATCCAGTGGATCGTGGACGCCTACACCACCACCAACGGCTACCCCTACGCCTCGCGCACCACGCTGGGCGACACCACCTCCGACTCGCTGACCGGGCAGAGCCGTTCGGTGATCGCCCAGCAGAACCAGGTCAACTACATCCGCAACTCGGTCAAGGCCACGGTGGACGCCTACGACGGCACCGTGAAGCTCTACCAGTGGGACACCGCCGACCCGGTGCTCAAGACGTGGATGAAGGCGTTCCCCGGCACCGTCGAGCCGCGCAGCGCGATCGGCCCGCACCTGATGGACCACCTGCGGTACCCGCAGGACCTGTTCAAGGTGCAGCGGCAACTGCTCACCCGCTACCACGTCACCGACGCGGGCACCTTCTACAGCGGCAGCGAGGCGTGGCAGGTCCCCGACGACCCGGCGAAGAAGGACAGCGGCGCGGTGCCGCCGTACTACCTGAGCCTGAAGATGCCCGGCCAGCGCGACCAGTCGTTCTCGCTGACCACCACCTTCACCCCCAACGGCCGCGACAACCTCAGCGGCTTCATGGCGGTGGACGCCGACGCGGGCAGCCCCGACTACGGCGCCATCCGGCTGCTGCAACTGCCGCCCAGCGGGGTCTCCGGACCCAAGCAGGTGCAGAGCAAGTTCACCGGTGACCCCGGGGTCTCCAACCAGATCTACGCGTTGCAGCGCGCCGACTCCGAGATCGAGTACGGCAACCTGCTCACCGTGCCGCTCGACGGCGGCATGCTCTACGTCGAGCCGGTCTATGTCCGCGGCAACGGCAGCGCCATCAACTACCCGTTGCTGAAGAAGGTGTTGGTCTCCTACAACGACCACACGGTGCTGCGGGACAGCCTGGACGACGCGCTGGCCGCCGCGTTCGGCGGTGCCGCGCCGCCCGGCGGCACCCAGACCCCGCCGCCGTCCACCGGCCCGGGCACCGCCCAGCCGCCGGTGAGCCCGACGGTCAAGCAGGCGCTGGACGACGCGCAGAAGGCGTTCGACGCCGGACGGCAGGCGCTGCGCGACGACGACCTGCGGGCCTACGCCCAGGCGCAGGACGACCTGGCGGCGGCGCTGAAGCGGGCCAAGGCGGCCGAGGAGGCCGAGCGGTCCGGCTCCGGCAAGCAGGACAAGCGTTCCTGA
- a CDS encoding tetratricopeptide repeat protein, whose product MDPMGDAARLLEAPPPGPRETNVTAVPEQPVEVPAVLDDDILTAREEAELEARYLRAAQRGDAAAQSMIGTMLLRKGDLDGAEPYLRAATGAGDRAAANNLGLLLHQRGHADEAAGWWRIAAVAGSSAAAHALGRHHRENGDEAAAEYWLRQAAESGHVLGAFALAELLRARRDAGAERWYRAAAEHGHREAVYRLAVLCAERGEEAEAEQWYRQAAARGHRSAALRLGALLEGRGELKEAGRWYLTAAKDGEPRAACALGFLLRDAGDIDGAAQWWRRAAQEGDGQAANALGALHAQEGETQTAERWYRAALEAGDDNGAYNLGLLCAARGRAAQAEQWYRRAAYAGHREAANALAVLLLQQGDPAGAEPWFSKAAEAGSVDAAFNLGILCAGRDEHEEARRWYERAAAAGHTEAALQVAIALQREGDPIGAERHLRCAAGGGSAEAAFRLGAVLDQDGEESEEWYERAARQGHPRAQVRLGMRAARRGDTVDAARWYRLAAEAGSRNGAFNLGLLLAREGSEPEAALWWTRAAEAGHGRAALRLALLSARRGELAEARRWCERAVECGPAEVAERAARLSDVLREELSA is encoded by the coding sequence ATGGATCCCATGGGGGATGCTGCAAGACTGCTGGAGGCCCCGCCGCCGGGGCCGCGCGAGACGAACGTAACGGCCGTGCCCGAGCAGCCGGTTGAGGTCCCGGCCGTGCTCGACGACGACATCCTGACGGCCCGTGAGGAGGCCGAGCTCGAAGCCCGCTACCTGCGTGCCGCGCAGCGTGGCGACGCCGCCGCCCAGAGCATGATCGGCACCATGCTGCTGCGCAAGGGGGACCTCGACGGCGCCGAGCCCTACCTGCGCGCCGCCACCGGCGCCGGGGACCGCGCCGCCGCCAACAACCTCGGGCTCCTGCTCCACCAGCGCGGACACGCCGACGAGGCGGCCGGCTGGTGGCGGATCGCCGCCGTGGCCGGCAGTTCCGCCGCCGCCCACGCGCTCGGCCGCCACCACCGCGAGAACGGCGACGAGGCCGCCGCCGAGTACTGGCTGCGCCAGGCCGCCGAATCCGGCCACGTGCTGGGCGCGTTCGCCCTCGCCGAGCTGCTGCGCGCCCGCCGCGACGCGGGCGCCGAGCGCTGGTACCGGGCCGCCGCCGAGCACGGCCACCGCGAGGCCGTCTACCGGCTCGCCGTGCTCTGCGCCGAGCGCGGTGAGGAGGCCGAGGCCGAGCAGTGGTACCGGCAGGCCGCCGCCCGCGGCCACCGCTCCGCCGCACTGCGCCTGGGCGCCCTGCTGGAGGGGCGCGGCGAGCTGAAGGAGGCCGGCCGCTGGTACCTGACCGCGGCCAAGGACGGCGAGCCGCGGGCCGCCTGCGCCCTGGGGTTCCTGCTGCGGGACGCCGGCGACATCGACGGCGCCGCCCAGTGGTGGCGGCGGGCCGCCCAGGAGGGCGACGGCCAGGCCGCCAACGCGCTGGGCGCGCTCCACGCCCAGGAGGGCGAGACGCAGACCGCCGAGCGCTGGTACCGGGCCGCCCTGGAGGCCGGCGACGACAACGGCGCCTACAACCTCGGGCTGCTGTGCGCCGCCCGCGGCCGGGCCGCCCAGGCCGAGCAGTGGTACCGCCGGGCCGCCTACGCCGGCCACCGCGAGGCCGCCAACGCGCTGGCCGTCCTGCTGCTCCAGCAGGGCGACCCGGCCGGCGCCGAGCCGTGGTTCTCCAAGGCCGCCGAGGCCGGCAGCGTGGACGCCGCGTTCAACCTGGGCATCCTGTGCGCCGGACGCGACGAGCACGAGGAGGCCCGGCGCTGGTACGAGCGGGCCGCCGCCGCCGGACACACCGAGGCCGCCCTCCAGGTGGCCATCGCGCTGCAACGCGAGGGCGACCCGATCGGGGCCGAACGCCATCTGCGCTGCGCCGCGGGGGGCGGCAGCGCGGAGGCCGCCTTCCGGCTCGGCGCCGTCCTCGACCAGGACGGCGAGGAGAGCGAGGAGTGGTACGAGCGGGCCGCCCGGCAGGGGCACCCGCGCGCCCAGGTGCGGCTCGGCATGCGGGCGGCCCGGCGCGGTGACACGGTGGACGCGGCCCGCTGGTACCGGCTGGCCGCCGAGGCTGGCAGCCGCAACGGCGCCTTCAACCTCGGGCTGCTGCTGGCCCGCGAGGGCAGCGAGCCGGAGGCCGCGCTGTGGTGGACCCGGGCCGCCGAGGCCGGGCACGGCCGCGCCGCGCTGCGGCTGGCGCTCCTCTCGGCCCGCCGCGGCGAGCTGGCCGAGGCCCGGCGCTGGTGCGAACGGGCGGTGGAGTGCGGCCCGGCCGAGGTCGCCGAGCGCGCCGCCCGCCTGTCCGACGTGCTGCGCGAGGAGCTCAGCGCCTGA
- a CDS encoding trypsin-like serine peptidase produces the protein MRPRRRTRAAVLTAVAVLAVTGAVRYAPEVVALARAKHHTEPHPPDDWTKKGNYLSAARAYPSVVEVLDTDGSPYCSGSVVHSSTGDIVITAAHCVYGDGSYASGLSVAPGRTGGKAPHGTWQVAKMWVDPHYTKGGDENYDYAFLRVSRSDGTRIEDAVGANQLLVNQPYHLRNVTTIGYPDSNNSGDQQLACTLETFQSGAHDNYREMRCGGYSAGVSGGPWLTLAPGARTGGLVGIIGGWNGGGPADNDPHEDAISYSPYFTTATRALFDQAVADEGGQEEN, from the coding sequence GTGCGCCCACGCAGGCGGACGCGAGCAGCGGTCCTGACCGCGGTCGCCGTGCTCGCGGTCACGGGCGCCGTGCGGTACGCGCCCGAGGTGGTCGCCCTGGCACGCGCCAAGCACCACACCGAACCGCACCCGCCGGACGACTGGACCAAGAAGGGCAACTACCTCAGCGCCGCCCGGGCCTACCCCTCGGTGGTCGAGGTGCTCGACACCGACGGCTCCCCCTACTGCAGCGGCAGCGTGGTGCACAGCTCCACCGGCGACATCGTGATCACCGCGGCGCACTGCGTGTACGGCGACGGCTCCTACGCCTCCGGGCTCTCCGTGGCCCCCGGCCGCACCGGCGGCAAGGCCCCGCACGGCACCTGGCAGGTGGCGAAGATGTGGGTGGACCCGCACTACACCAAGGGCGGCGACGAGAACTACGACTACGCCTTCCTGCGCGTCTCCCGCTCCGACGGCACCCGGATCGAGGACGCCGTGGGCGCCAACCAGCTCCTGGTCAACCAGCCGTACCACCTGCGGAACGTGACCACCATCGGCTACCCGGACAGCAACAACAGCGGTGACCAGCAGCTCGCCTGCACCCTGGAGACCTTCCAGTCCGGCGCCCACGACAACTACCGGGAGATGCGCTGCGGCGGCTACTCGGCCGGGGTCTCCGGGGGCCCGTGGCTGACGCTGGCCCCCGGCGCCAGGACCGGCGGGCTGGTCGGCATCATCGGCGGCTGGAACGGCGGCGGCCCGGCCGACAACGACCCGCACGAGGACGCCATCTCCTACAGCCCGTACTTCACCACGGCCACCCGGGCCCTGTTCGACCAGGCGGTGGCCGACGAGGGCGGCCAGGAGGAGAACTGA
- a CDS encoding Fur family transcriptional regulator produces MSDLLERLRGRGWRLTAQRRVVAEVLDGDHVHLTADEVHARAADRLPEISRATVYNTLGELVSLGEVIEVATDGRAKRYDPNAHRPHQHLVCSRCGAIRDVRPTGDPLADLPPAERFGFTISEVEVTYRGVCPACAQA; encoded by the coding sequence ATGAGTGACCTGCTGGAACGACTTCGCGGCCGAGGCTGGCGGCTGACCGCGCAGCGCCGGGTCGTCGCCGAGGTGCTCGACGGGGACCACGTCCACCTGACCGCGGACGAGGTCCACGCCCGGGCCGCCGACCGGCTCCCGGAGATCTCCCGCGCCACCGTCTACAACACGCTCGGCGAACTGGTCTCGCTCGGCGAGGTCATCGAGGTGGCCACCGACGGTCGCGCCAAGCGCTACGACCCCAACGCGCACCGGCCCCACCAGCACCTGGTCTGCTCGCGCTGCGGCGCCATCCGCGACGTCCGCCCCACCGGCGACCCCCTGGCCGACCTCCCGCCCGCCGAACGCTTCGGCTTCACCATCTCCGAGGTCGAGGTCACCTACCGCGGCGTCTGCCCCGCCTGCGCCCAGGCCTGA
- a CDS encoding catalase, with product MTVAETGPLTTEAGAPVADNQNSEQAGIGGPVLIQDQSLIEKLAHFNRERIPERIVHARGAGAYGTFTVTADVTRYTRAKFLSEVGKETEVFLRFSTVAGNLGAADAVRDPRGFALKFYTEEGNYDLVGNNTPVFFIRDAIKFPDFIHTQKRDPYTGSQEADNVWDFWSLSPEVTHQVTWLFGDRGIPASYRHMDGFGSHTFQWNNEAGEAFWVKYHFKTDQGIKNLTQAEADKLAGEDPDSHQRDLREAIERGEYPSWTVSVQIMPAADAATYRFNPFDLTKVWPHADHPLIEIGKLELNRNPENIFAEVEQSIFSPAHFVPGIGPSPDKMLQGRLFAYGDAHRYRVGINADHLPVNRPHAAEARTYSRDGLLYDGRHGRAKNYEPNSFGGPSQTGRPLWQPVAVTGVTGEHVSPVHAEDNDFVQAGNLYRLMTEAEKSRLIDNLAGSLAKVSRDDIVARAIDNFRQADPDYGKRLEAAVQALRG from the coding sequence GTGACCGTTGCGGAGACGGGTCCGCTGACCACCGAGGCCGGCGCCCCGGTGGCGGACAACCAGAACAGCGAGCAGGCGGGCATCGGCGGCCCGGTCCTGATCCAGGACCAGTCGCTGATCGAGAAGCTGGCCCACTTCAACCGCGAGCGGATCCCGGAGCGGATCGTGCACGCCCGGGGCGCCGGCGCGTACGGCACGTTCACCGTGACCGCGGACGTCACCCGGTACACCAGGGCGAAGTTCCTCTCCGAGGTCGGCAAGGAGACCGAGGTCTTCCTGCGGTTCTCCACGGTGGCCGGCAACCTCGGGGCGGCCGACGCGGTGCGCGACCCGCGCGGCTTCGCGCTGAAGTTCTACACCGAGGAGGGCAACTACGACCTCGTCGGCAACAACACCCCGGTCTTCTTCATCCGGGACGCCATCAAGTTCCCGGACTTCATCCACACCCAGAAGCGCGACCCGTACACCGGCTCGCAGGAGGCCGACAACGTCTGGGACTTCTGGAGCCTGAGCCCGGAGGTGACCCACCAGGTCACCTGGCTCTTCGGCGACCGCGGCATCCCGGCCTCCTACCGCCACATGGACGGCTTCGGCTCGCACACCTTCCAGTGGAACAACGAGGCGGGCGAGGCCTTCTGGGTCAAGTACCACTTCAAGACCGACCAGGGGATCAAGAACCTCACCCAGGCCGAGGCCGACAAGCTCGCCGGTGAGGACCCCGACAGCCACCAGCGCGACCTGCGCGAGGCCATCGAGCGCGGCGAGTACCCGTCCTGGACGGTCTCGGTGCAGATCATGCCGGCGGCGGACGCGGCCACCTACCGCTTCAACCCGTTCGACCTGACCAAGGTCTGGCCGCACGCCGACCACCCGCTGATCGAGATCGGCAAGCTGGAGCTCAACCGCAACCCGGAGAACATCTTCGCCGAGGTCGAGCAGTCCATCTTCTCCCCGGCGCACTTCGTCCCCGGCATCGGCCCGTCCCCGGACAAGATGCTCCAGGGCCGGCTCTTCGCCTACGGCGACGCCCACCGCTACCGCGTCGGCATCAACGCCGACCACCTGCCGGTGAACCGTCCGCACGCCGCCGAGGCGCGCACCTACAGCCGCGACGGCCTGCTGTACGACGGCCGCCACGGCCGCGCCAAGAACTACGAGCCCAACAGCTTCGGCGGGCCGAGTCAGACCGGGCGCCCGCTGTGGCAGCCGGTCGCGGTCACCGGGGTCACCGGTGAGCACGTCTCCCCGGTGCACGCCGAGGACAACGACTTCGTCCAGGCCGGAAACCTCTACCGGCTGATGACGGAGGCGGAGAAGAGCCGGCTGATCGACAACCTCGCCGGTTCGCTCGCCAAGGTCTCCCGGGACGACATCGTCGCGCGGGCGATCGACAACTTCCGCCAGGCGGACCCCGACTACGGCAAGCGGCTGGAGGCCGCGGTCCAGGCCCTACGCGGCTGA
- the hisN gene encoding histidinol-phosphatase — MPDFYDDLRLAHVLADAADAVTMERFKALDLKVETKPDMTPVSEADKAAEELIRGQLQRARPRDAVLGEEFGAEGGGERRWIVDPIDGTKNYVRGVPVWATLIALAVRGAGEEGDDGVVGLVSAPALGRRWWASTGGGAYTGRSLSSATRLHVSRVDDLADASFAYSSLSGWEERGRLDAFLGLTRACWRTRGYGDFWSYMMVAEGSVDICAEPELSLWDMAAPSVVVREAGGRFTSLDGRPGPYGGDAAASNGLLHPALLRHLGGGAG, encoded by the coding sequence ATGCCCGACTTCTACGACGACCTGCGGCTGGCCCACGTCCTGGCGGACGCCGCGGACGCGGTCACCATGGAACGCTTCAAGGCGCTCGACCTGAAGGTCGAGACCAAGCCGGACATGACGCCGGTGAGCGAGGCCGACAAGGCCGCCGAGGAGCTGATCCGCGGCCAGTTGCAGCGGGCCCGGCCACGGGACGCGGTGCTCGGCGAGGAGTTCGGGGCGGAGGGCGGCGGTGAACGGCGCTGGATCGTCGACCCGATCGACGGCACCAAGAACTACGTGCGCGGGGTGCCGGTGTGGGCCACGCTGATCGCGCTGGCGGTGCGCGGGGCCGGCGAGGAGGGCGACGACGGCGTGGTGGGCCTGGTCTCCGCGCCCGCCCTGGGCCGCCGCTGGTGGGCCTCCACGGGCGGCGGCGCCTACACCGGGCGCAGCCTGTCGTCGGCCACCCGGCTGCACGTCTCCCGGGTCGACGACCTGGCCGACGCCTCGTTCGCCTACTCCTCGCTGAGCGGCTGGGAGGAACGCGGCCGGCTCGACGCCTTCCTGGGGCTGACCCGGGCCTGCTGGCGCACCCGCGGCTACGGCGACTTCTGGTCCTACATGATGGTGGCCGAGGGGTCGGTGGACATCTGCGCCGAGCCGGAGCTGTCGCTGTGGGACATGGCGGCGCCCTCGGTGGTGGTCCGCGAGGCGGGCGGCCGGTTCACCTCGCTGGACGGGCGCCCGGGCCCGTACGGCGGCGACGCGGCGGCCTCCAACGGGCTGCTGCACCCGGCGCTCCTGCGCCACCTGGGCGGCGGCGCGGGCTGA